The Salmo salar chromosome ssa04, Ssal_v3.1, whole genome shotgun sequence genomic sequence CTGGCAGCaatgcgagggttaacatgttttgaAGGACTTACATACATCCTCAGTGGAGACTGGGTGTGTAGCCCACGTTGTCATCGGGGGCTCTCCTCGGCAGCTCAGGGTCATTGTGCTCGAATCTTGAGAAAAGGGTctttagctcgtccggtaggaTGGCGTTGGTGACTGTGATGTGGCTggctttctttttgtaatctgtgatcgTTAGGAGACCCTTCCACATACGCCTTGTGTCCGACCCACTGAGTTGCTCcttcactttgtccctgtacttgTTTCGCCATCTTGATCAATCTGtactgttaacttctctagggccagtgggacgatttcgtcccacctacgtaacagccagtagaatcccgtggcgcgttattcaaataccttagaaatgctattacttcaatttctcaaacatatgactattttaaagacaagactctcgttaatctaaccacactgtccgatttcaaaaaggctttacaacaaaagcaaaacattagattatgtcagcagagtacccagccagaaataatcagacacccatttttcaagctagcctaTAATGTCGCATAAACCAAAAccgcagctaaatgcagcactaacctttggtgatcttcatcagatgacaatcctaggacattgttatacaatacatgcatgttttgttcaatcaaggtcatatttatatcaaaaaacagctttttacattagcatgtgacgttcagaactagcataccccccgcaaacttccggtgaatttactaaattactcacgataaacgttcacaaaaaacataaattattttaagaattatagatacagaactcctttatgcaatcgcggtgtccgattttaaaatagcttttcggtgaaagcacattttgcaatattctgagtagatagcccggccatcacaggctagctattttgacacccaccaagtttggtactcaccaaactcagatttactataagaaaaattggattacctttgctgttcttcgtcagaatgcactcccaggacttcaacaacaaatgttggtttggttccaaatagcggcgttttgtttgtgcgttcaagacactatccgaagggtaacgaagggtgacgcgccggcgcgttgcgtgacaaaaaaattcaaaatattccattaccgtacttcgaagcatgtcaaacgctgtttaaaatcccttTTTATGcgacttttctcgtaaaatagcgataatattccgaccgggagtcgttgttttcgttcaaagactgaaaaagtaaaatggactcctCACGTGCATgcacgcacccgtctcattgttctcagatcgaccacttaccaaatgcgctactgtttttcatccAGAGACtgcagtcatcattcaacgttctggcgccttctgagagcctacgggagccttagaaagtgtcacgttacagcagagatcctctgttttggatagagatgacaaagaaggccaagaaatggtcagacagggtacttcctgtacagaatcttctcaggttttggcctgccatttgagttctgttatactcacagacaccattcaaacagttttagaaactggagtgttttctatccaaagctactaattatatgcatattctagtttctgggcaggagtaataaccagattaaatcgggtacgttttttatccggccgtgaaaatactgccccctatccataacaagttaacacaCCTTTTTAGTTTTGCTTTTCCTTATGGTGCTTTTTAGTCGTTCAGTTTTTGTTATTCTTTAGTTTTTTTATCctcatgtttgttgtgtagtaaatatttcagttttcatagtttttgttttttcctgtgaagctcAGTGCATCGCATTCATGTCTGAAATCtgctatataaataaagcttgatttgattctAAAAGTCAAATGTATTCccacagaacaatgagacagatatttcactggatgtataaatgtgaagcatcctcTTGGCGTTTCCATTCACTACCAAATACgttagtgagaggaagcccagtggccggtagtgggagaagatggatttTGGCTGACGTTCTGCAAAATGTTCTCatctatgaaacatttgatctcaatacagttttctgttcccaaaactagaatctgttacgaACATAGTGGACTTAAGTATTGTAGTtgttaccctttgccaaagtgttaaaaatggcattgtttaggagtgcaagggCAAATTGAGTTACTGCATGCACActtcagagtaggcgttccctaacggtaatatgcaaatacatgctgaACGCGCCAGCTCGTGCTTGATTCTGCCCACTGACTCATTTTTTCCCATTGGAaatgacaggctgtggtctatcttgggttagttagaAACATTTTTGGTAATCCGACGGTGGGTAGTGTTGCCGCCGCCATTTTGTTTTTCCGCGTCAACCAATGATAAGAAGAGGTGACGAGGAGTTGGGTCTGTTTTCAGTATggatgttgaagggggtgtgtcatctaccatCATGTTTACTCAAAAGTTCCCTTCACCTTGTTTTGTTATGACAGACGTTTATAATGCATTGTATGATGGCAACAAACAtggcttagcattagctcatcatcagtacaaccttcaaaaaattATTTTACACGCGTGTCCATTCCAATTTATGTTAGAATCGAGCGAATGCGTGATTTCCCCAGTAAATTCATTAATTATTACCACACAAACCATTTTCTGATACAAGTGGCACGTGCCAACAGTCAATCAAGTAACCTCTGACATTCAGtcttgtttatgtatgtagctagtgggATAACCTGTAGCATTAGCAATATCTTTCAAAAgaagacaactcacaaatgtggaaattctgACAGTGAGTCAAATCAGATTCTGACGGTGAGGATCTGCTTCCCATCCTTGTGGCCATTGATAACCCTAAAACTGAGGACCCCTTGCCCACCGACAAAGTCCCATGCCTCTCTGAAGATGGTGATGAGGCAGACCGATGAAGTACAAGAagtctgtggtagctggaaggccgcgAGCCATTTCACCACTCCTGGCACTGCTGTTTGCTTAGATGAGTCCCAGTCTAGAGTGCAAAGCCCCTTGCCAACGAgacgtccatgtcctctccactgtctgtctatacagcGGCCTTGTcagccacagggaaggtggaccacctgatgGGAGAAAGTAAGATCAAACCAGACTGAGCTTGACTAACGtcaaaatgggggcagtggataagACAGACATGATAAtcagctttgtggaatgcactcggaagacTACCAAGTGGTATAAGATCTTTTTCCATCTGATTGACACTGCTGTCCTCAATGGCCACATAGTTCACCACCAGATAACAGGTGAGATTATTGAACAAGATTTTTTTTGTAATTGGACATAGTTCAATTCTAAAATGAGTGACTCTCTCACCCACCTCTCCACACCCTCATCCTCCCTACTCCCCCATAGGTGAGGTAATTACCTaccaaaagtacagagagaacctccACTGGGGGCCGTCCTGCTGCAGACAATCCCCTACGCCTCACCGCAAGGCATTCTTTCAAACTGCTGCTCAATACAGGCCCGCACACGGAGGCACTGCAAATCTGACTGTCTGGCACCATGAGAAGGAAGCAGAGGTTGTTGACAAAGTACATGTGTTCAGCTTGTGACACACCCCTGTGTGTCGCACCATGCTTTGGGGAGTATCATACACTCAAGCACTATTTAGCACATTTGCAGCAATGACTGACATGCCATGATACTATGACTTTAGGGGTGGATGGGTTGGAATGCAGTTCAAATCACTACATGAAAATTGAAATATGGGTTATGCATATTAATAAGTTGTCAGTCTTTTCTTGTTGTTTTTTCCCCCaagttaaactgtaaaggagtgTCTGTTTAAACTATGTTGCTAGCATACAAAAGCTGGCCTCAATCATCTGCAAGAAAGTTCCAGTTATGATGTTGGCAAATAATGTTCAATGCtgtttgtgtgtggtttctgaaagcacagaataaagaggaattattactaattacaatatagcatcaGGATATAACAATTAAAGTAGTAACATAACCCTGCTATAAAAGTAATTAATTGCATTGACAAAATCACAAATATGAATAACAGTAACTGTTGAGCTCCACAAGGAGGCAGGGCACAGCAGAGCTAAAATACACAGGTCATGAGTCCAGGGCAGCTTTAAAAGatacaacacaagctaatacttCTCTGTAAAACACACGTCAGAGACGTGTGTTTTAACAATGCTGCTGTTGcactccttgtggagtgcaacagCAGCATTGTTTTACAaagctaatagaagaatgtagctagtaacataagcacaATTGAGTAGAACACCATAAAGGTTAAGAAATTAAGTTCCTTGCGTGTCCGCGGTTATAAAGGAATGCACACATTACATTGTGCTACAGTAAAAGCGACATAACACGATACAAACTATAATGTAATAAgtcacttactttgatagaaacgcacacatgtccaaagttattatttgtaaggaaaacaacaatgaaggtAAGTCAGCCGGAAAATGCGCCAGGAGGAAAACGTTAGCATTTATTTCCTGATCGGAGATGCTCAAATGTTTGCATACGTGACCAGGGGAAACACTGGGGAAGTGCTTGGGCTCTCatcgaagagagaagtttgtccggTTCATCGTAGTGCCTCAAACGTAAATTCTCCGACACAGTGAAATGGGATACTTTATGTGAATTAATAAGGAATTGGAACACACCTTAATTCAAACTGtttgaaaataatttgaaattgaccaGTTGACACAACccacgctgcctgctaattatctataggctaacaatcacattttggaacaccAATTACGTTTCCATCCaaaaattgtcatttttttggttTAAAGAAAAATCACGACAGCTGTAATGGAAACAAAGTTTCagtgtaattaaaaaaaaatgcagaCAGATCATTTGTTCCTTCGACATTGAGGGAtctttgtgtcggtaaaattaatAACACGGGAAATGCCGGTGAAAATGCCTTTTTTGGAGTCACGAGATGATattgtgtgtggtcctcccactacgacttgagaaaccatacagtttattaggcttCAGATGAAATATGTTGTGAAAGTgcatggtgatgagcttgatgctgctttccaataaatacagagggtcttattctgtgacatgatgatcaataattgactgccgtttgacaaaaaTATTCGCTGTTATCCATAATCTCATGTAGACTAGACAAGCTACATAGCCTACCCGTattgtatctgcgagctgttggctagagcgcaggtGCCAAGACCAGATTagacacatttgctatttaacacaaCAGTTTATGACAAAactatcagtagagttgaaaatgcgacggaaacacattgaactttataTTTTTATTAGGTACATGAAAACTTGAatcgaaaaagtacattttgggtgcactacgtcatcacgcactgatttgatggaaacatttctggtgggaaaatgtgcacagtttttatgcagatttgagaatattcgcatgaaaatatGTTGCCAATtgggatggaaacctagctagtgagtGCATTTTGACATCACGCGCATAACAAAAACGCTGGGGGGTTAATGCAGGGTTTGATCTAAATGTCAAAAGCTATTGAGTGAAATTATTTTCTATTTTACAGAGTGGAATGggttttctgctggtgtatcctgaggtagctcctctctgagaacctcttcccgcAATGCCTACAGGCGAACggcctctctcctgtgtggaccTTCAAGTGCATCTTCAGGTTGCCAGCCAGGGCgaagcgcatgtgacactgggtacaactgtagggtttctcccctgtgtggaccctctggtgcctcttcaggtcaccagcctgggagaacctcttctcacactgggggcagctgaagggtttctcccctgtgtggaccctctggtgcctcttcaggtcacCAGCCTGGGCGAAGCTcatgtgacactgggtacagctgaagggtttcacccctgtgtggactctctggtggatctccactttctgggggcagctgaagcctttgttacagaacatgcagaggaaccgtttCTCTTTACTATTTCCTGATGTGGCTCCCCCTCCCCGAGCCTTGGCACTTTGGTCAtttgagttcaatacctgatcgAAAAGAACGCAGCCTTGTGAATCAGAAGGTGTCGTCGACGTGGACACTGGGTCGCAATCCCTGAATGCGTGTAAAGGGGAGTGGGTGGCGCCATTTAGATTTGTCTCTAAGCTTCCCCTGTAGTCTAAGAAAACTCTGCCCTGTGAGTGTCCATCTCCTAGGAGACTATCTGCATTCCATGTGGGAGGAGCGTCACCCTCCACTTTCACAGTCACTTCATCTACCACTATAACCTCCCCTTTCTTATCTTGGCTGccttcagagtatacactactactgCGCCGGTTCCATTCCGCTCTAGACAGATCAGTCTGGGTCTCTAAACCCAAGGCCATGTTGCCAGGGCCCATCTCTGTAGTATAAGAACAAGACGGATCATTGACAGTCTCTGACGCATCACCCAAGTCCAGATGGGAATGAACCGTCCTCGGGCTTGGGTTACTGTAAAGTAAATACTCTGAGCCGGGAGCAGAACAGCCCAGTGGCCCCTGCcccagtctctctgggtctgatctgtggtcagatcctgtgtgtaagagcctttgtgttacagttaaagtctcggtgtctgtctctgacttgagGACGGCGTTCGGCATTCCACTGACCTCCGTGATTCTGCGTTGGGTCCTGGGCTGGGGCGCGGCAACAGTCACAAGGTCCTCTGTGGCTATAGGTGGCGCCACTCCAGCCGCTGCTCCAGTCtgaatgtctctgctgtgttgtgggtcctcctctccttcagtcctcTCCTGCTTGATCAGAGATGATCCTCCAAGACCTGCAGCCTCTACATCTACAGACTGACACAAGAAGAGAGGAGGTTATTACCGATACATGGGTTGAATTGGATAACAATGTCATAGGGAAGTCTCACAAGCTCTCCTATGGCAGAAAAATAAGGATGTACATGTAAGCAAGTGAATAGCTGAGGGGAGCCTTTCTGAAATAAACGGGCCACATTTGATGTACTGTCATTTTTTATGTCACACTATGACAATTAcatgctgggttgaggttccactcgCCTCAATTGCTATGGTTTGGTCATCTCTCCACATGTTATGTCCCgctggcttcacaaagctcctgtcgcctccagtgagatgtccttcacctgagagtGATTGGGGGAAAGGGGTGGTTAGGTTAGGTAATGCTCACGCTATATTGTACACTATTGACAGACACCGTGTCCGAATACCCAAACTTGTGTCCTAAATAGTAGGCCGTTTGAGTAATGCGAAAATAGAACGTTTTATAGTATGGGAATTTTCTAAAATCgagtatgctttaaatgccaggatgttataCTCATTTCGGCTCTTCATCTTGTAGAATTCGCTGCACACTTTTGAAGAATTTTACAGCCAGAATGCATTGGAAGAGGGGGAATAGTGAAGCTTCTGCGGTGGTTATCTTTGAAAACAGATCTGCTGTCTGCCGTGCCTTTCAATAGCGTGTGACTGCGGTCCGCAATTCGGGGCGTTCCTGTATGTGGGCATTGCAGgaaccccctcctcccctccctagagcatcccattggttcctgcattacacccccccccaatTGAGCATCCCATTGATATTCTGGATTTCCTCTGATTGTTTATTTAATTAAAATGTAGgtcaaaagggaaataaatgTATATCTGAGTTTTCACACTGTCTACTAGTGTCCTAGCTAGCTACCATTGTCACCCCCACCTCCTGTGCACTGGAGTTATCCTTGCTAGCTAGCACACAGTGTCGCCCCTGCCACATGCTGTGTACCAGAGTCCtctttactagctagctagcatgcagtGTCCTTCACTCCCGCCTGCCATCACCGTCGTTAACAGAACTGCGCCGGACAGGCCGGGGCGAATGCCCCTGTCTACCGGtgtactagctagctactagAATTGATAATTGTTAGAACAGTAACGTTACCTACAGGGTTACTTGCTTGCTGTTGAGCAACAACTTCATATTTAACATTAGCCTAGTTAGCTACTTGTTGTATATACCAGGCTTGTGTTCAAACTGTTGCCGGGTCTAATGACAATACCAGACTTTTAATTCAGTGGCAAACATGGCAATTTGATAAAGTATGTAGCAgtgtagctacagttgaagtcggaagtttacatacacttatgttggagtcattaaaactcatttttcaaccactccacaaatttcatgttaacaaactatagttttggcaagtcggttaggacatctacttggtgcatgacacaagtaattcttccaacaattgtttacagacagattatttcacttacaattccagtgggtcagaagtttacatgcacaacaggttggaaaattccagaacatgccatggctttagaagcttctgataggctaatttgagtcaattggaggtgtacctgtagatgtatttcaaggcctaccttcaaactcagtgcctctttgcttgacatcatgggaaaatcaaaataaaataaccGAAAGCCAAacattttagacctccacaagtctggttcatccttgggagcgatttccaaacgcctgaagttacaacgtccatctgtacaaacaatagtacgcaagtataaacaccatgggaccatgcagccatcataccgctcaggaaggggactcgttctgtcttctagagatgaaagtactttggtgtgaaaagtgcaaatcaatcccagaacaacagcaaaggaccttgtgaagattctggaggaaacaggtacaaaagtatctatatccacagtaaaatgtcctatatcgacataacctgaaaggccactcagctaggaagccactgctccaaaaccgccataaaaaagccagactacggtttgcaactgcacatggggacaaatattgtacctttttggagaaatgtcctctggtctgatgaaacaaaaatagaactgtttggccataatgaccatcgtaatgtttggaggaaaaagggggacaccATCCCAATCATGaacaatgggccaaaattcacccaacatattgtgggaagcttgtggaaggctacccaaaacatttgacccaagttaaacaatttaaaaggcaatgctaccaaatactaattgagtgtatgtaaacttctgacccactgggaatgtgatgaaataaataaaagctgaaataacttattctctctactattattctgacatttcacattctaaaaataaagtggtaatcctaactgacctaagacagggaatttttactgggattaaatgtcaggaattgagaaaaaccgagtttaaatgtatttggctaaagtgtatgtaaacttctgactttaactgtaTCTACAGAAAGTTCACAGCTCTACTTTGCTCATGTTT encodes the following:
- the LOC106602494 gene encoding zinc finger protein 177 isoform X1 — protein: MANSMVFHTQIASIMEVLANAAVSEICKLVDDDYAVFRLEITQSQKENRGLRRKLQLLELKVARERAERTIRERVLASSVKIHDRYSGMARGEGHLTGGDRSFVKPAGHNMWRDDQTIAIEASGTSTQHSVDVEAAGLGGSSLIKQERTEGEEDPQHSRDIQTGAAAGVAPPIATEDLVTVAAPQPRTQRRITEVSGMPNAVLKSETDTETLTVTQRLLHTGSDHRSDPERLGQGPLGCSAPGSEYLLYSNPSPRTVHSHLDLGDASETVNDPSCSYTTEMGPGNMALGLETQTDLSRAEWNRRSSSVYSEGSQDKKGEVIVVDEVTVKVEGDAPPTWNADSLLGDGHSQGRVFLDYRGSLETNLNGATHSPLHAFRDCDPVSTSTTPSDSQGCVLFDQVLNSNDQSAKARGGGATSGNSKEKRFLCMFCNKGFSCPQKVEIHQRVHTGVKPFSCTQCHMSFAQAGDLKRHQRVHTGEKPFSCPQCEKRFSQAGDLKRHQRVHTGEKPYSCTQCHMRFALAGNLKMHLKVHTGERPFACRHCGKRFSERSYLRIHQQKTHSTL
- the LOC106602494 gene encoding zinc finger protein 177 isoform X2, translating into MANSMVFHTQIASIMEVLANAAVSEICKLVDDDYAVFRLEITQSQKENRGLRRKLQLLELKVARERAERTIRERVLASSVKIHDRYSGMARGEGHLTGGDRSFVKPAGHNMWRDDQTIAIESVDVEAAGLGGSSLIKQERTEGEEDPQHSRDIQTGAAAGVAPPIATEDLVTVAAPQPRTQRRITEVSGMPNAVLKSETDTETLTVTQRLLHTGSDHRSDPERLGQGPLGCSAPGSEYLLYSNPSPRTVHSHLDLGDASETVNDPSCSYTTEMGPGNMALGLETQTDLSRAEWNRRSSSVYSEGSQDKKGEVIVVDEVTVKVEGDAPPTWNADSLLGDGHSQGRVFLDYRGSLETNLNGATHSPLHAFRDCDPVSTSTTPSDSQGCVLFDQVLNSNDQSAKARGGGATSGNSKEKRFLCMFCNKGFSCPQKVEIHQRVHTGVKPFSCTQCHMSFAQAGDLKRHQRVHTGEKPFSCPQCEKRFSQAGDLKRHQRVHTGEKPYSCTQCHMRFALAGNLKMHLKVHTGERPFACRHCGKRFSERSYLRIHQQKTHSTL